TGGAACAACACAAACCACGGTTTCGTGGGGGATTCCCGGGCGGCCGACTCGTATCTGGCCTTGCGGCATGATCCCCGCACGACCGGCGCCGTGGCCAATTTCGGCTACCTCGACGGCCATGCGGAATCGAAACGGTATCCTTACTACGGCAACAAGAAGGGCCTCGCTGGTAACGTGTTCAAGCTGCAGGGCGTCGATCTCTTCAACGAACTGCGATTCCCATACACCTATGCCGGAAACAACGGCGGCTGGGAAAACGAATACGCCTTCATTCATCGGTTCAGGCACCCCTACCAGTGATATGGTACCCGCCTGCTGAGCGATGCGCGTGGTTCCTCTTTCTCCTCGACCATCCTCTTAAAGCCCTTGACGTCGCGGCGCTTCGATTCATTCGACCTTCCACCTTGCGGCGAGGCCTTGACGCCAGGGTCATCGGCGGCGACGCTGTTGACATGGCAGCACGTGCTGAAGATGCCGGAAAACGTACCTATGTCTCGCCCGTCCGAGCGCGACTATGGACACGGTGCCGAGTCACGTGCTTGTCCGTGTGCGGCCTTCTTCCGCTTGCGCCCGTGTCGGTGGCACAATCCGGCATTGCTCCGGACGAGGAGGTTATCTTCTTCAACACTGCTGCCCGCCTCGATACCGTCGCCGCGCAGTGGGTTGTGCCGATCCATGGCTGGATCTTCGAGCCCGAAACCGACTCCATCCGCCGTATGGTCGTGTTGGCGGCCCTGCGAGCGGCGCTGGATGTGGATGACGAACATGCCGGCGAGAGGCTCTTCAACCGGCGAGCTGCGGCTTTCCTGGTGGACAACGAGAGCGGCAAGACTCTGACGCTCCGAATCGGCGACCGAACGGCAACCGTCGGCCCATCGGAACAGAACGGGCACCTCACCGGCAGCGTCAGGCTGTCGCTTGAGGAGGCCGACCGGTTGTCCCGGCCGGACAAGTATGGCCGGCAATGGGTCGAGTTCGATGCGGTGACGCCCAAATCGGACAAGCGGCGCTTTTCGGCCAGGGCCGTGCTGGCCCCGCCCGCGGGCCTCTCCGTGATCTCCGACATTGACGACACAGTCAAAATCACGCAGGTGAGCGATCTTGAAGAGGTGATCGAGAACACGTTCCTCAAGCCGTATCGGCCGGTACCCGGCATGGCGAAGCTGTACCAACGATGGGCGCAGCAGGGCGCGATCATCCATTTCATTTCCGCCAGTCCCTGGCAATTGTATGCACCGTTAACGGAGTTCACGAACGAGCACGGCTTCCCCGACGTAACGTTTCATCTCAAAACCTTCTATTGGAAGGACTCGCGATTCCTGTCGCTCTTCGCCGACCCGCTTGAGTACAAGCTGGGGGTCGTCGAGCCGGTCATCGAGTCGTTTCCGCAACGGCAGTTCATCCTTGTCGGCGATTCGGGCGAGAAGGATCCGGAAGCGTACGGCACGCTTGCGCGAAAGTACCCGGACCGGGTGGTTTTCATTCTGATTCGAGCAATCGAAAATGAGTCTCCTGACGCCGTGCGTTTCCAGACTGCGTTTGAAGGTGTTCCTCGACAGCGCTGGCATGTCTTCGTGGATGCCGACGAACTTGCCAACGTGGCCTTGCCCGGCATCGCGACCACTCGCCCGGCGACTGCGTCTCATGGTGCTCCGGCAACAACCGACAAGGCGAAAGAATGACCTGCCGGTGGCGAGGGAATAGCCCGGGAATGCCGCCGGCCTCAATTGGCGAGGTTTGAGGTGGTGCGTCCTGATCGCTTTGTATTCCCATTGAGGAAGGGCTTGGTCCGGCCTTCCACCTTGAGCATCTTCTCAGTCGATTTAGTCTCTTCCGTCGCGACTGGTGCGCGTTTTGCGCGCATGTTTCCGGATCGCGGTACGCTTGGGTTGCGGCCCGCAAACAGGCGGTCCGCCTTAGAACCTTACGGCCGGATATGTGTGCGGCTTGCGCGCATGTTTCTGGATCGCAGAACGTTTGGGTTGCGGCCGACAAAATGGCGGTCCGCCTTCGGCAGGGAGGCATTACGGTGTATTCAGGACCGCGACCGTAAGGGGCTAACCCCCGATACCAAAGAAGATCCGGGTGAGGGCTACGATCAACGCCTCGGCAATCGTGGATATCTGGGCAACGATCACCTCGGCGATGATCTGCCGTAGCTGCGGCTCCATGTTGCGGATGTAGTCGCCGATATTGTCAAACTGCATCCGCATCAGGGGCAGCGGCAACGCGGCCAGTGGGGCAGCCAGGCTGTACAGTGTGCTATTGAGATACCGCATGGTCGATGCTCCATAGGGACAACGGAATTATACCTGGCTGCTCCCCGAGACCCAAGCCTTCAATGACCGGCCTCAAATCCCGGCGATTCTGGCACGATGGTAGGCCGCCCGCTCCTTGGCCGTCATCTTGGAAAAGTCAGGGGCGTCGGCGGCAACATATCCCTGAGCCGGCTTGGTGACGGGCTTGGCCGAAGCAGGCCGGGCAGCGGCCGAAGGCTTGCGAGGAGGGGATGCCGCCGGCGACGCGGGCACCTGAACGCGACCACCCCCCGCATAGCTCATCACCTGCGATGTCAGCTTCATATCGTCTTCCAACGACCGGTATGGTTTGATGCCCAGACCCTGCAACACGCCGTGATACGCCCTGACCGCTTCTTCGGGCGAGATCTGGCTGTCTACGATGCGACGCAGCATCTCGATGAAAGCCAGTTGGTTCTCGGCGTTGTTGATCTTGCGGCCGTACAAGGCGACCCTGGCCCCGTGCTTCTGGGCCTCGGCGATCATCTTGAAGGCGTCGTAGGTCGTGCCCGCCGAACCGCCAAGGATGCCGATCACCAGTTGCGGATCGTAGCTAGCCAATTCTTCTGTCCACTTCGGTCCGTGATAGACCATCTTGAGGAACAACGGCCGACCGCCCTCCGGGACACCGGCCAGGCATCGGACAATCATATCGTTGACGAAGCCCCCGAGTTTGTCCGGCGGGACCGGGTTGGTCGGGGCGTTCGGATCGAAGACCTCCAGAAAATGCCTGAAACCCTTGCGCTCGGCCTCGATGCGAAATTCCCGGTACTGCTCCAGCGTGAGCCGGTCCAGCTCCAGATCGTTGTTGAAGGTCACACTGTACAGACCAAGGTTGGCGCCGATCACCCGTTCCGTCGGTTGACACTCTACCTTGCCGCACTGAATCTGGTCGATAGTCACCGTGCGGAATGGTCGGGAAGGCTCGGAAGCATAGATGGACCCGCGCGCCAGGTGGATGTCGGTGGTATCATTCGCCCTGGCGGCAGGCGTCACGTGCGAGTTGTCGAACAAACGTTCATGGATGGTCAGAATTGAATTGGTGTGGGCGGACATCAACATAATGTCCACCAGCCCCTGCCGGACGATCTGGCGAATACACTCGCGAAACTCCGGGAGTGAGCGGAACTTGCCCTCCTGCGAATAGTGTTCAGGCGACTTGCCGGGCGCGGCAATGCCAAAGGCCATGTCCGCATCCTTTGCGTCGGCCAGAATAAACTCCTTGCACCCCGGATCGGCCTTGATTCTGGCAAGCTTGATATCGAGACTCTTGGCTACCATAGACAGCTAACTCTCCCACAAGACGGCATGGGATCTTCGCCTCTCTGCTTTATTTCCTCCAAGGCGACCGACGACATCAGGGCAGCGTCCCGGGAGCCGGCGTTGGTTCGTACTGAATGCCCGCCTGGCGAAGCCGGACGTCATCGGGCGCGGCGGGCCTGAAGGTTTTTGTGGCCCGGACGATGTACGAATCATCTCGCGCGGAGCGAAGCACGTTGCGAAAGACGATCTCCGCCGTCACCTTCCCCCCGCGAACCGACGTGATCCGCACGCTACCCTCCGCGCCTTGATAAGGCCGCCTGCAGGGCCGGAACACCTCGTTGAGTATGAGCCGGCACCGGTCAACATCGACGGCGGTCTTCCGGCCGATGAGCGGCGGTCCATCAAGGACGCAAACGAACGTTTCCGCTTTTTCGTCGTCGATCTTCTCGGGATCATCGGTGATCAACGCTGTGACAAGCATGGTCTTGCCGCCGCCGGGCCGTACGACCAGCAATTCCGCCGGTGTGCCCGCTCGTTCGGTCACCCTTCCGGCGGCGGTCATTTCCGGCAGCGTCACATCGACGTCGTGCAAGACCCAGTTGTAGCGCGTCTGGTGACAGCCGCACAGGACGAACAGCCAAGCCACCGCGACGGCGAACATTCCCTTGATTCGAGCATGACAGACATCAGCGTCCATCTCAGGCACCTCGCGATTGCGGGACTTCTCTCATCCCAGAGCACTCATAATCCGATCGGTGATCTCCTGCACCACACGCTCGACCTCTTCGTTACTCACGGCGGGAGCTTGAACCGGTTCCGGAGGTCTCATCGGCCCCTCGGGCTTCTTCATGAGGGTTGAGCCGGGCTCCGAGTAGCCCCGGCCGAAGTCGATATTCACGCAAAGATCCGCGTTATAAAGCCGCCGCGGGTCGTCGGTGATGCCGAAGCGCTCCTTGAGATCCAGAAGCTCTTCCACCTTCGGGGGACTGATCCGCTCGACCCGTCCCACCTGCTTGGCGATCAGCAGAATCCGGCAATAGGCGTCCAGAATCTCGGTCCACCAGTAGGCTTGCTGAAGCGTCTCGCCCCAGGAAACCGTGCCGTGATTCTTGAGCACAACGATCTTCGCGGTGTTGACAAACGGGAGAATCGTCCGGGCAAATGCCTGGGCCCCGGGTGTCTCGTACACGGCCGTCGGAATCGGTCCCAGAAAAACCTCGACCTCCGGGAGAATACAGGTCGGAATCTCCTCGCCCGCCACCGAAAAGGCGGTCGCGTAAGGCGGATGCGAATGAACCACCGCCTTCACCTTTGGATTCGCCTTGTAGATCTCCAAGTGCAGCATCACCTCGCTGGTCCGCTTCTTCTTGCCCGCAAGCTGTTTGCCGGTCATGTCGACCAGGCAGATGTCATCGGGCTTGAGGGCCCCCTTGCTGACCAACGTCGGCGTGCACAACACGTGGTTCTCGCTGACACGGTAGGAGATATTGCCGTCGTTGGCCGCCACGAAGCCCTTTTCATAGAGCTTGTGGCCGATTTCGCAGATTTCCTGCTTGAGCTTGAACTCGTTAACCATGACAGTTCACCGTATGGTATCCGCTCACGCCGTGTAGGTCACGCAGTCGAGCAGGCATACCAGATAAGCATCCAAAGCCACGCGGTCGGGATAGAACGGCATCGCGGCTTCCCGGCCTTCCGTGAAACCGACCCGATCGCCCACGCGGCCGCCTAGTTGGTCGTACACGACGACCACTTCGCCCTTGCCCGGACGGTTTTCGCGGAGCGACTTGGGATCGTGCGGCTGGACGATCAGAAAGCGACCTCCGATCATCTTCGGATCACACCTGCTCAGCGTCAGCCGTCCAACCACGTCACCGATCCGCACGTCCGCCCCCCTGTTCGACGGCCTCAATCTCCGCCAACATCTCCGCCGGCGGTGAGGCTCCGGCCAGCAGCCGGTCAATCATCTGTTTCATCTGGTACGGCGTCAGCGTCGGGTACTCCAGCACCAGGACGTTAATCCCCAGCGAGCGGCAGGCCTCCTCGGTCATCGGGATGTTGACGCCCAACGCCGCCCGCACGCCGTTGTGCTTGTTGGCTACGCACACCGGCACCGGCCCATCGGCGGCAAACACCACGCCCTTGGCCACCTCGCCACGGGCGATTTTGCCGCACAGCCGCCGGGTCGCCGCCAACATGCCGCTTCGCCCGCCGGCCGGCTCGATGACCTCGGCCAGCTGTCCGCCCCGATCAAGCATAGCCCGCATCATCCGCAACTCGGACAGCGACGGGTCCATGACCACCGCCAGCCTGCCCGGTGCCCCGGCGGGAGCCTTCTCCCACGTGACCGGCAGCGAATGCTCTTTCAGCCAGTCGCGGGCGGCCGGCGTCACCAGGGCCCCCTCGGGCAACCGGATCTCCTTGCCCTCCCGACGAAGGTCCTCAAGCAGAATCGCGGTCACGACCGGCCGGCTCATTCTTCCAGGTGCTCCATCACATACTGGCCGTCGTCGGCGATGCACATCACCGTCCAGCGGGCCGGCGAGGTCTTGTCGTTGAGTACCTCGCGCGTGTAAATGCCGTCGCTGGTCAGCACCACGATGTCGCCTGCCCCCGCCCCGAGCTGATCGATGGCCAGCACCGGGTCGAGCGAGGCGGCCTGGATCGGCTCAACCACCAGCATCCGGGCGCCGCCCAATGACTTGTGCTTGACCGTCGAGACTGCATTGCCGACCACACGCCCCAGTATCATTTTCTCCGCCCTACAGAATGCGCAGGTTGTCCACCATCACGCACCGGCGATAGCGCGTGAAGGTCATCGGGCTCGTGATGCCCTCACCAGTCGGCGTGGCAATGCTGAAGCTGGCAAAACCCTCGCCGCCGGCACCCAGCGAAGCCATGCACGCGCCGTTCTTGACGAATATCGTGGTGTCCACCGCCTTACCCATCTTGGTCATGTTCTCGACGTTGCGTGACCAGATGATGGCCGTATGGCCGAAGCCGTGCTCGTACTCAACGGCCATGGCGATCGCCTGATCGATGCTCTTGGCCCGGACGACGGGCAGGAACGGCATCATCTGCTCGCATGGCAGCCACGGGCTGTGCTCATCCACCTCGCCATAGAGGCACTGCGTGCCCTGCGGCAGCCTGATGCCGATCGCATCGGCCAGAACCTGCGGATCTTTGCCCACGAACTTCTTGTCCGGCAACCAGTGGCCGCTCTTCTCGTCCTTGTGCAACGCCATCGCCGTGAATGCCCGGATCTGCTCGGCGTTGAGGCGGTACCCGCCGTGCCGCGAGAAAGCCTCGAGCAGCTTGTCAGCCACCGCCTCGACGACGATGACCTCCTTCTCGCCGATGCACAGCAGGTTGTTATCGTAGGCGTGCCCGAAGATGATGCCCGCCGCGGCCTTCTCGATGTCGGCCGTGCAGTCCACCACCACCGGCGGGTTGCCCGGGCCGGCAACGATTGCCTTCTTGTTGCTGGCCATCGCGGCTGCGACCACACCCGGACCGCCGGTCACCACCAGCATGGCGATATCCGGATGCTTGAAGATCTGGTCGGCCGTCTGCAGCGTCGGTTTCTCGATCAGGCAGATCAGGTTATCCAGGCCGGTCGCCTCGCGGATCGCCCGGTTCCACCGCTGCGTGGCGACGGCAGCACACCTGGCCCCCGACGGGTGCGGGTTACAGACCAGCGTGTTGCCGGCGGCGATCATCATGATGGCATTGCAGCCGAGCGTCGGAATCGAGTGTGTCACGGGCGTAATAACGCCCAGCACACCCCACGGGGCGTGCTCGGTGACCGTCAGGCCGTGGTCGCCGCTGACCGCCTCGGAGGTAAGCATCTCCATCCCCGGCACCTTCTCGCCGACCACGATCAGCTTCTCGATCTTGTGGTCCATCCGGCCGATTCTCGTCTCGTCGTACTCGATCCGGGCGAGTTCCTCCTTCTGTTCGAGGCAGATGCGGCGAATACACTTGATGGCCTTGGCCCGTGTCTCCAGCGTCTCGGCCACCAATCGCTTCTGTGCCACCTTCGCCGCAGCTACCGCCTCATCGACGGTCTGAAAGATGCCGTCCCTGCCGCCTGCCGGAACCGGCGGCGCCGTCGCAACCCTTCCGTTGCCTTGCAGTCGGCTCAGCACCTCACTGACCACATCGCGAATCAACGCCTCACTCACTGTCGTGCTCATCTCTATCGCTCCAACCGCAAGACCCCAGCCGCCTTACGGAATACGCTTTAGCGCTCCATTGCCGCGGCTGACGACGGCCGCTCAGCCCTGCTTCTTGTAGATCTCCTGGTCCTTCATCTGTATCGCGTCGATGATGCCGATGATCACCGCGTCCGTGGGCACGTCGCCGGTCGTTTCGGTCAGCCGGGCCGAACTGCCCTGAGTGACCAGCACCAACTCGCCCTCGCCCGCTCCGACCGTGTCAATAGCTACGGCCGTCCGGCCGGTTGTTTCCAGCGCCCCCGGCGCGTCAGCTTTGACATTCATCGCCTGGACAAGCAAGAGCTTCCTACCAATCACGCTCTTGACCTTCTGCGATGCCACAACGGTTCCAGTCACTTTGCCGATGAACATGTCGTCTCCCTGTCTGCGGACCGGACGTTCGTGATTCAGCCCCGAACGTGGGCGAAACCCCCGTCCGTCAATCATCGGAGCCCCGCTGACGGCAGCGTTCCCGCGACAACGACGGGGGACAGCCCGGCCGGTCGGCATCACTTGTTCGGCAATATCTTGCCGATGTCGCCGTGGGGGCGAGCGATCACATCCACGCTGACCACCTCGCCGACCTTCGCCGCCGAGGCCGCACCTGCGTCGACTGCCGCCTTGACCGCCGCCACGTCGCCTTCGAGAACCACCGTCACCAGGCCGGACCCGACCTGCTTCCAGCCGCGATACGTCACGTTCGCCGCCTTCAGGGCCGCATCCGTCGCCTCAACGAGCGCCACCATGCCGCGAGTCTCAATCAATCCCAATGCCTGCTGGGCCATTTCCGATTACTCCTCAATCAACCCGGCACAGGCC
Above is a window of Phycisphaerae bacterium DNA encoding:
- a CDS encoding App1 family protein, with translation MAQSGIAPDEEVIFFNTAARLDTVAAQWVVPIHGWIFEPETDSIRRMVVLAALRAALDVDDEHAGERLFNRRAAAFLVDNESGKTLTLRIGDRTATVGPSEQNGHLTGSVRLSLEEADRLSRPDKYGRQWVEFDAVTPKSDKRRFSARAVLAPPAGLSVISDIDDTVKITQVSDLEEVIENTFLKPYRPVPGMAKLYQRWAQQGAIIHFISASPWQLYAPLTEFTNEHGFPDVTFHLKTFYWKDSRFLSLFADPLEYKLGVVEPVIESFPQRQFILVGDSGEKDPEAYGTLARKYPDRVVFILIRAIENESPDAVRFQTAFEGVPRQRWHVFVDADELANVALPGIATTRPATASHGAPATTDKAKE
- a CDS encoding class II aldolase/adducin family protein, which gives rise to MVNEFKLKQEICEIGHKLYEKGFVAANDGNISYRVSENHVLCTPTLVSKGALKPDDICLVDMTGKQLAGKKKRTSEVMLHLEIYKANPKVKAVVHSHPPYATAFSVAGEEIPTCILPEVEVFLGPIPTAVYETPGAQAFARTILPFVNTAKIVVLKNHGTVSWGETLQQAYWWTEILDAYCRILLIAKQVGRVERISPPKVEELLDLKERFGITDDPRRLYNADLCVNIDFGRGYSEPGSTLMKKPEGPMRPPEPVQAPAVSNEEVERVVQEITDRIMSALG
- a CDS encoding EutN/CcmL family microcompartment protein, whose protein sequence is MRIGDVVGRLTLSRCDPKMIGGRFLIVQPHDPKSLRENRPGKGEVVVVYDQLGGRVGDRVGFTEGREAAMPFYPDRVALDAYLVCLLDCVTYTA
- a CDS encoding RpiB/LacA/LacB family sugar-phosphate isomerase, which encodes MSRPVVTAILLEDLRREGKEIRLPEGALVTPAARDWLKEHSLPVTWEKAPAGAPGRLAVVMDPSLSELRMMRAMLDRGGQLAEVIEPAGGRSGMLAATRRLCGKIARGEVAKGVVFAADGPVPVCVANKHNGVRAALGVNIPMTEEACRSLGINVLVLEYPTLTPYQMKQMIDRLLAGASPPAEMLAEIEAVEQGGGRADR
- a CDS encoding EutN/CcmL family microcompartment protein; the encoded protein is MILGRVVGNAVSTVKHKSLGGARMLVVEPIQAASLDPVLAIDQLGAGAGDIVVLTSDGIYTREVLNDKTSPARWTVMCIADDGQYVMEHLEE
- a CDS encoding aldehyde dehydrogenase EutE; the protein is MSTTVSEALIRDVVSEVLSRLQGNGRVATAPPVPAGGRDGIFQTVDEAVAAAKVAQKRLVAETLETRAKAIKCIRRICLEQKEELARIEYDETRIGRMDHKIEKLIVVGEKVPGMEMLTSEAVSGDHGLTVTEHAPWGVLGVITPVTHSIPTLGCNAIMMIAAGNTLVCNPHPSGARCAAVATQRWNRAIREATGLDNLICLIEKPTLQTADQIFKHPDIAMLVVTGGPGVVAAAMASNKKAIVAGPGNPPVVVDCTADIEKAAAGIIFGHAYDNNLLCIGEKEVIVVEAVADKLLEAFSRHGGYRLNAEQIRAFTAMALHKDEKSGHWLPDKKFVGKDPQVLADAIGIRLPQGTQCLYGEVDEHSPWLPCEQMMPFLPVVRAKSIDQAIAMAVEYEHGFGHTAIIWSRNVENMTKMGKAVDTTIFVKNGACMASLGAGGEGFASFSIATPTGEGITSPMTFTRYRRCVMVDNLRIL
- a CDS encoding EutN/CcmL family microcompartment protein yields the protein MFIGKVTGTVVASQKVKSVIGRKLLLVQAMNVKADAPGALETTGRTAVAIDTVGAGEGELVLVTQGSSARLTETTGDVPTDAVIIGIIDAIQMKDQEIYKKQG
- a CDS encoding BMC domain-containing protein produces the protein MAQQALGLIETRGMVALVEATDAALKAANVTYRGWKQVGSGLVTVVLEGDVAAVKAAVDAGAASAAKVGEVVSVDVIARPHGDIGKILPNK